In Hahella sp. HNIBRBA332, the genomic window GAATAACTGGATGCACTGGATGCATTTGTCCGGCTGCTATTATCAAAACTCACAATGGAACCGGGCCTTGCCCTATATCGGCAGTTCTTTCGATCTGGCCCGGCTGCTGTTGTCGCGACAAGGCGAAGAGCGCAAGACGGCGATTACATTGCTGACCCTGTCCGGTATTTATCTGTCCAATGTGTTTCATCATATGGGCGATGAAGTGGAGTCCAACACGGTGCTCAACACCGCCTGTGAATACTTGGCGCGCTTCAGCGAACCGACCACTAATTCCAGCGTGATGCAGTGTATGAGTTGTCTATCGGACACCCGCGCTCATGATATGTTCGTGGCGCATCATCTGAATATGCCGCTGGCGCGCCGCAGCAGTTCCCAGGCGACTCATTAGTCGCCTGGCGCTCGCTCAACGGTGTTACTGCTCGCGCGGTGACGTTATAAATAGTCCGGCAGATGTCCCCGGATGTCCTTGATCGGGTGCACGGTGAGATTTTTATCGACCTCCGCCGCCACGCAATGACGCACGTTGGCGTTCATCTGACGTCTTAACACGCCCAGAAAGGTGGGTTCGGAGAGAATGTACAACTTGTCATACTGCTTTTTGTTGAGCCCTTCGTTCAGGCGCTCATTGACGCGCTTGGCGAATCTCTCTACTTCTTCATGCTTTTTACGATCCGCTTCGCCGTAGGAGTGGTTGCCTGAGCCGTTCATCATTCCGCCGTTGCGGTCTGAGACGATTTCCTGTTCCATCAGTCGGTTGATAGGGTGGGTGAGGGTTTCCAGTTCCTGTAACGCGCCTTTCGGGGTGTCGCAGGAAAACAGTCTGGCGTGGGTGGTGTCCGCCGCTAGTACCCATGTAGTCATAAAAACTCCTCTGGTTAACGGTTTTAGTAAGCAATCGCTGGTGCGGCATTCCGCCGCAATTACCGCCACACACTGCTTGAGTGTAACCCATACTTTGGAGAATCGCCTGAAACGGCGAAAAGCAGTAAACAAGACATCCCGGGTTCACCTGTCGCCATATTCCGCTATAATGGCGCGTCGGCGCACAACGCCGATGGATGGCGGATAACAACTCAGTGCGGTTCGCTCCGCTAAAAATCAAGTATCGGACAGCCGGTTCAACCGGAAAAATATTGGGAAACACCAAAGACGATTTCGATTT contains:
- a CDS encoding host attachment protein, translating into MTTWVLAADTTHARLFSCDTPKGALQELETLTHPINRLMEQEIVSDRNGGMMNGSGNHSYGEADRKKHEEVERFAKRVNERLNEGLNKKQYDKLYILSEPTFLGVLRRQMNANVRHCVAAEVDKNLTVHPIKDIRGHLPDYL